The nucleotide window GTCTATATAAAATAAATGATTTCATAACTTCAAAATATCTTGCTTTATAAAGCTCTTTTTCAATAATATCTTGAATATCTTCAACAGCAACTACTCTTTTACACTTTAATTCAAATAGAACATTAAAAAATACCGAAATATCATATTTGTTATTTACACTTTTAAAAGCCTTTTTTATAGCATCTTCTATTTTATAAGATTCAAATTTTTGTTTAGTTCCATCTCTTTTTAATATATCAACTATCATTATTTTTTCCTTTCAATAGATTTGTAATTCTAGATGAGTTGTTCTTAATAAGATATAAGCATTTTTGTCACAAAAGTGTCATTTTATGGGAGTCTTTTTAATAATAAATTTTAATTTGAATATTTTTTATCCTTAATTTTTCAAAATTTTAAGATATTCTAAAGTTAAATTAAATAGAATGTTTGTTTTTATTAATTACAGAGGAAATAAAATGAGACATTTCTTAACATTGGCTGATTATACTAAAGAAGAGATTTTAGAAATACTTGCTTTAGCTAAACAAATCAAAGAAGAGACTAAAAGAAGAGAATTTAAAGATTATATGCCTAAAAAAACATTAGGTATGATTTTTGAAAAAAGCTCTACAAGAACAAGAGTATCTTTTGAAACAGGTATTTATCAGTTAGGTGGTATTGGTTTATTTCTTTCATCAAATGATATCCAATTAGGTAGAGGTGAACCTATGAGTGATACATCTAGAGTAATTTCTAGAATGGTAGATATGGTGATGATTAGAACTTTTGAACAATCTAAAATCGAAGAATTTGCAAAATATTCAAAAGTTCCTGTAATAAATGGTTTAACAAATGAGTACCACCCTGTTCAACTTATGGCTGATTATATGACTATCCAAGAAGCTGGTCTTGATAAAGATTTAGTTGTGGCTTATGTTGGTGATGGTAATAATATGGCTCATTCATGGCTGAACTTATCAGCTAAATTAGGTTTTGAACTTAGAATTGCAACTCCTAAAGGTTATGAAGTAGATGCAACTATTTTGGCAAAATCTTTAGAAATGGCAAAATTAAGTGGTGCAAAAATCACTATCACAAATGATCCAAAAGAAGCAATAAAAGGCTCAACTGTAGTTACAACTGATACTTGGGTTTCTATGGGACAAGAAGAGCAAAAAGAGATAAGAGTAAAAGATTTTGCTGGATATATGGTAGATTCAAATATGATGAAATTAGCACAAGATAAAGCTATTTTCTTACATTGTTTACCTGCATATAGAGGTTATGAAGTTAGTGATGAAGTAATGGAAAGTTCTCAAAGTCTTATTTTTGAAGAAGCTGAAAATAGATTACATGCACAAAAAGGTGTAATGGTTTGGCTAGATAGAAAAAGAGACGAGAAATAATGATAGACTTCGCTAAGTTTGTAAAATATTCAAAACCAGGGCCTAGATATACTTCATATCCAACAGCCCCTGAGTTTAGTGAAACTTTCAC belongs to Arcobacter defluvii and includes:
- the argF gene encoding ornithine carbamoyltransferase, giving the protein MRHFLTLADYTKEEILEILALAKQIKEETKRREFKDYMPKKTLGMIFEKSSTRTRVSFETGIYQLGGIGLFLSSNDIQLGRGEPMSDTSRVISRMVDMVMIRTFEQSKIEEFAKYSKVPVINGLTNEYHPVQLMADYMTIQEAGLDKDLVVAYVGDGNNMAHSWLNLSAKLGFELRIATPKGYEVDATILAKSLEMAKLSGAKITITNDPKEAIKGSTVVTTDTWVSMGQEEQKEIRVKDFAGYMVDSNMMKLAQDKAIFLHCLPAYRGYEVSDEVMESSQSLIFEEAENRLHAQKGVMVWLDRKRDEK